The following coding sequences lie in one Vespa velutina chromosome 24, iVesVel2.1, whole genome shotgun sequence genomic window:
- the LOC124956923 gene encoding phosphorylase b kinase gamma catalytic chain, skeletal muscle/heart isoform isoform X1, whose product MAKDEGDDLLPDKDAAKGFYAKYEPKEILGRGISSTVRRCIEKETGIEYAAKIIDISNEPHESTEGHTMKDATLQEVHILRRVAGHPYIIELHDVFESSTFIFLIFELCKNGELFDYLTSVVTLSEKKTRYIMRQVFEGVLHVHNQGIVHRDLKPENILLDDSLNVKITDFGFARMLKSGDKLYDLCGTPGYLAPEVLKCNMFENAEGYGFEVDIWACGVIMFTLLVGCPPFWHRKQMVMLRNIMEGKYSFTSPEWADITEAPKDLIRKLLVVDPKKRISIKEALEHSFFHTVLWDQDIAPLKRSLSSNSRRLSRISQLALELKAKSFNARRRFQLAILCVRAVIRIKRLHITPEPLSTQVACTDPYRIKILRKIIDGCAFRVYGHWVKKGEGQNRAALFENAPKTELKHLYVSNLSR is encoded by the exons ATGGCAAAAGACGAAGGAGATGACCTTTTGCCAGACAAGGACGCCGCAAAGGGATTTTATGCGAAATACGAGCCTAAAGAGATTCTTGGAAG AGGGATATCGTCGACTGTAAGGAGAtgcatagaaaaagaaactggTATAGAGTACGCAGCTAAAATTATAGACATTAGCAATGAACCTCATGAATCTACGGAGGGACATACTATGAAAGATGCTACTTTACAGGAAGTACATATTTTGCGTAGAGTTGCTGGGCACCCTTATATTa TCGAGTTACACGATGTATTCGAATCTagcacatttatatttttaatttttgaactTTGTAAAAATGGAGAACTATTCGACTACCTCACGTCGGTCGTAACACTGTCCGAAAAGAAAACACGTTATATTATGAGACAAGTATTTGAAGGAGTTCTGCATGTACATAATCAGGGTATAGTTCATAGAGATTTGAAAccagaaaatatattacttgaTGATAGCCTTAATGTAAAGATAACAGATTTTGGCTTTGCAAGGATGTTAAAATCTGGAGACAAATTATACG ATTTGTGCGGAACACCTGGATATTTAGCACCAGAAGTCTTGAAGTGCAACATGTTTGAAAATGCCGAAGGTTATGGATTCGAAGTTGACAT ATGGGCTTGTGGAGTGATTATGTTTACCTTATTAGTTGGTTGTCCCCCATTTTGGCATCGAAAACAAATGGTCATGCTAAGGAATATAATGGAAGGAAAGTATTCCTTTACATCACCGGAGTGGGCAGATATCACAG AAGCTCcaaaagatttaataagaaaattattagtcGTTGAtccgaaaaaaagaatatcgataaaagaagCACTGgaacattcttttttccacACAGTG TTGTGGGATCAAGACATCGCCCCTCTAAAGCGTTCACTGTCATCTAACTCACGACGTCTGAGTAGGATATCTCAATTAGCTTTG GAATTAAAGGCAAAGTCATTTAATGCACGAAGAAGATTTCAGTTAGCGATTCTTTGCGTACGAGCAGTGATACGTATTAAACGTCTTCACATTACACCCGAACCTCTTTCGACTCAAGTGGCTTGCACCGATCCTTATAGAATAAAGATCTTGCGAAAG ATTATCGATGGGTGTGCATTTAGAGTTTACGGACATTGGgttaaaaaaggagaaggacaGAATCGAGCAGCACTTTTTGAAAATGCACCAAAGACAGAACTAAAACATCTTTATGTTAGCAATTTGAGTAGATAA
- the LOC124956923 gene encoding phosphorylase b kinase gamma catalytic chain, liver/testis isoform isoform X4, translating into MAKDEGDDLLPDKDAAKGFYAKYEPKEILGRGISSTVRRCIEKETGIEYAAKIIDISNEPHESTEGHTMKDATLQEVHILRRVAGHPYINLCGTPGYLAPEVLKCNMFENAEGYGFEVDIWACGVIMFTLLVGCPPFWHRKQMVMLRNIMEGKYSFTSPEWADITEAPKDLIRKLLVVDPKKRISIKEALEHSFFHTVLWDQDIAPLKRSLSSNSRRLSRISQLALELKAKSFNARRRFQLAILCVRAVIRIKRLHITPEPLSTQVACTDPYRIKILRKIIDGCAFRVYGHWVKKGEGQNRAALFENAPKTELKHLYVSNLSR; encoded by the exons ATGGCAAAAGACGAAGGAGATGACCTTTTGCCAGACAAGGACGCCGCAAAGGGATTTTATGCGAAATACGAGCCTAAAGAGATTCTTGGAAG AGGGATATCGTCGACTGTAAGGAGAtgcatagaaaaagaaactggTATAGAGTACGCAGCTAAAATTATAGACATTAGCAATGAACCTCATGAATCTACGGAGGGACATACTATGAAAGATGCTACTTTACAGGAAGTACATATTTTGCGTAGAGTTGCTGGGCACCCTTATATTa ATTTGTGCGGAACACCTGGATATTTAGCACCAGAAGTCTTGAAGTGCAACATGTTTGAAAATGCCGAAGGTTATGGATTCGAAGTTGACAT ATGGGCTTGTGGAGTGATTATGTTTACCTTATTAGTTGGTTGTCCCCCATTTTGGCATCGAAAACAAATGGTCATGCTAAGGAATATAATGGAAGGAAAGTATTCCTTTACATCACCGGAGTGGGCAGATATCACAG AAGCTCcaaaagatttaataagaaaattattagtcGTTGAtccgaaaaaaagaatatcgataaaagaagCACTGgaacattcttttttccacACAGTG TTGTGGGATCAAGACATCGCCCCTCTAAAGCGTTCACTGTCATCTAACTCACGACGTCTGAGTAGGATATCTCAATTAGCTTTG GAATTAAAGGCAAAGTCATTTAATGCACGAAGAAGATTTCAGTTAGCGATTCTTTGCGTACGAGCAGTGATACGTATTAAACGTCTTCACATTACACCCGAACCTCTTTCGACTCAAGTGGCTTGCACCGATCCTTATAGAATAAAGATCTTGCGAAAG ATTATCGATGGGTGTGCATTTAGAGTTTACGGACATTGGgttaaaaaaggagaaggacaGAATCGAGCAGCACTTTTTGAAAATGCACCAAAGACAGAACTAAAACATCTTTATGTTAGCAATTTGAGTAGATAA
- the LOC124956923 gene encoding phosphorylase b kinase gamma catalytic chain, skeletal muscle/heart isoform isoform X2, whose amino-acid sequence MAKDEGDDLLPDKDAAKGFYAKYEPKEILGRGISSTVRRCIEKETGIEYAAKIIDISNEPHESTEGHTMKDATLQEVHILRRVAGHPYIIELHDVFESSTFIFLIFELCKNGELFDYLTSVVTLSEKKTRYIMRQVFEGVLHVHNQGIVHRDLKPENILLDDSLNVKITDFGFARMLKSGDKLYDLCGTPGYLAPEVLKCNMFENAEGYGFEVDIWACGVIMFTLLVGCPPFWHRKQMVMLRNIMEGKYSFTSPEWADITEAPKDLIRKLLVVDPKKRISIKEALEHSFFHTVELKAKSFNARRRFQLAILCVRAVIRIKRLHITPEPLSTQVACTDPYRIKILRKIIDGCAFRVYGHWVKKGEGQNRAALFENAPKTELKHLYVSNLSR is encoded by the exons ATGGCAAAAGACGAAGGAGATGACCTTTTGCCAGACAAGGACGCCGCAAAGGGATTTTATGCGAAATACGAGCCTAAAGAGATTCTTGGAAG AGGGATATCGTCGACTGTAAGGAGAtgcatagaaaaagaaactggTATAGAGTACGCAGCTAAAATTATAGACATTAGCAATGAACCTCATGAATCTACGGAGGGACATACTATGAAAGATGCTACTTTACAGGAAGTACATATTTTGCGTAGAGTTGCTGGGCACCCTTATATTa TCGAGTTACACGATGTATTCGAATCTagcacatttatatttttaatttttgaactTTGTAAAAATGGAGAACTATTCGACTACCTCACGTCGGTCGTAACACTGTCCGAAAAGAAAACACGTTATATTATGAGACAAGTATTTGAAGGAGTTCTGCATGTACATAATCAGGGTATAGTTCATAGAGATTTGAAAccagaaaatatattacttgaTGATAGCCTTAATGTAAAGATAACAGATTTTGGCTTTGCAAGGATGTTAAAATCTGGAGACAAATTATACG ATTTGTGCGGAACACCTGGATATTTAGCACCAGAAGTCTTGAAGTGCAACATGTTTGAAAATGCCGAAGGTTATGGATTCGAAGTTGACAT ATGGGCTTGTGGAGTGATTATGTTTACCTTATTAGTTGGTTGTCCCCCATTTTGGCATCGAAAACAAATGGTCATGCTAAGGAATATAATGGAAGGAAAGTATTCCTTTACATCACCGGAGTGGGCAGATATCACAG AAGCTCcaaaagatttaataagaaaattattagtcGTTGAtccgaaaaaaagaatatcgataaaagaagCACTGgaacattcttttttccacACAGTG GAATTAAAGGCAAAGTCATTTAATGCACGAAGAAGATTTCAGTTAGCGATTCTTTGCGTACGAGCAGTGATACGTATTAAACGTCTTCACATTACACCCGAACCTCTTTCGACTCAAGTGGCTTGCACCGATCCTTATAGAATAAAGATCTTGCGAAAG ATTATCGATGGGTGTGCATTTAGAGTTTACGGACATTGGgttaaaaaaggagaaggacaGAATCGAGCAGCACTTTTTGAAAATGCACCAAAGACAGAACTAAAACATCTTTATGTTAGCAATTTGAGTAGATAA
- the LOC124956923 gene encoding phosphorylase b kinase gamma catalytic chain, skeletal muscle/heart isoform isoform X3 gives MKDATLQEVHILRRVAGHPYIIELHDVFESSTFIFLIFELCKNGELFDYLTSVVTLSEKKTRYIMRQVFEGVLHVHNQGIVHRDLKPENILLDDSLNVKITDFGFARMLKSGDKLYDLCGTPGYLAPEVLKCNMFENAEGYGFEVDIWACGVIMFTLLVGCPPFWHRKQMVMLRNIMEGKYSFTSPEWADITEAPKDLIRKLLVVDPKKRISIKEALEHSFFHTVLWDQDIAPLKRSLSSNSRRLSRISQLALELKAKSFNARRRFQLAILCVRAVIRIKRLHITPEPLSTQVACTDPYRIKILRKIIDGCAFRVYGHWVKKGEGQNRAALFENAPKTELKHLYVSNLSR, from the exons ATGAAAGATGCTACTTTACAGGAAGTACATATTTTGCGTAGAGTTGCTGGGCACCCTTATATTa TCGAGTTACACGATGTATTCGAATCTagcacatttatatttttaatttttgaactTTGTAAAAATGGAGAACTATTCGACTACCTCACGTCGGTCGTAACACTGTCCGAAAAGAAAACACGTTATATTATGAGACAAGTATTTGAAGGAGTTCTGCATGTACATAATCAGGGTATAGTTCATAGAGATTTGAAAccagaaaatatattacttgaTGATAGCCTTAATGTAAAGATAACAGATTTTGGCTTTGCAAGGATGTTAAAATCTGGAGACAAATTATACG ATTTGTGCGGAACACCTGGATATTTAGCACCAGAAGTCTTGAAGTGCAACATGTTTGAAAATGCCGAAGGTTATGGATTCGAAGTTGACAT ATGGGCTTGTGGAGTGATTATGTTTACCTTATTAGTTGGTTGTCCCCCATTTTGGCATCGAAAACAAATGGTCATGCTAAGGAATATAATGGAAGGAAAGTATTCCTTTACATCACCGGAGTGGGCAGATATCACAG AAGCTCcaaaagatttaataagaaaattattagtcGTTGAtccgaaaaaaagaatatcgataaaagaagCACTGgaacattcttttttccacACAGTG TTGTGGGATCAAGACATCGCCCCTCTAAAGCGTTCACTGTCATCTAACTCACGACGTCTGAGTAGGATATCTCAATTAGCTTTG GAATTAAAGGCAAAGTCATTTAATGCACGAAGAAGATTTCAGTTAGCGATTCTTTGCGTACGAGCAGTGATACGTATTAAACGTCTTCACATTACACCCGAACCTCTTTCGACTCAAGTGGCTTGCACCGATCCTTATAGAATAAAGATCTTGCGAAAG ATTATCGATGGGTGTGCATTTAGAGTTTACGGACATTGGgttaaaaaaggagaaggacaGAATCGAGCAGCACTTTTTGAAAATGCACCAAAGACAGAACTAAAACATCTTTATGTTAGCAATTTGAGTAGATAA